Genomic DNA from Desulfuromonas sp. TF:
GCACGGCGAGGTCTTCGTCACCGACGACGGAGCGGAGACCGACCTCGATCTGGGGCATTATGAGCGCTACACTTCGGCCCGGCTGTCGCGCAAGTCGAACTTCACCACCGGCCAGGTCTACGATTCGGTGATCCGGAAGGAGCGCCGGGGGGACTATCTGGGCGGGACGGTTCAGGTCATCCCCCACATTACCAACGAGATCAAGAGCAAGATCCTCGACAATGCCAAGGGCGTCGATCTGGCCATCGTCGAGGTTGGCGGCACGGTGGGTGACATCGAGTCCCTGCCTTTTCTGGAAGCCATCCGTCAGTTCCGCACCGACCGGGGCCATGAAAACGTTCTTTATATCCATCTGACTCTGGTCCCCTATATTGCCACCGCCGGCGAGCTCAAGACGAAGCCGACCCAGCACAGCGTCAAGGAACTGCGGGAGATCGGTATCCAGCCCGATGTTCTGCTGTGCCGCTGCGACAGGGAGATCCCTCGGGACATGAAAGGCAAGATCGCCCTCTTCTGCAATGTCCGGGAGGAGGCGGTTATTACCGCCCGCGACGTGCCCACCATCTACGAGGTTCCCCTGGCCTTCCACGAGCAGGGGCTTGATGAACGGCTTGTCGAATATCTGAATATCTGGACCAAGGCTCCCGACCTCTCTGCCTGGGAGCGGATCGTCAAGCGGGTCAAGGAGCCGGGCGGCGAAACCACCATCGCCATCGTCGGCAAGTACGTCGAATTGACCGAAAGCTATAAGTCTCTCGCCGAGGCGTTGATCCATGGCGGGATCGCCAACGACTGCAAGGTCAATCTCAAATACATCGATTCCGAATCCCTGGAACGACATGGAATCGGCGACTCTTTTTCCGATGTGGACGGCATTCTGGTCCCCGGCGGCTTCGGCGAGCGGGGGAGTGAGGGGAAAACGTCCGCCATACGTCATGCCCGTGAGAACGGGATACCCTTCTTCGGCATCTGTCTGGGGATGCAGATGGCGGTGGTGGAATACGCCCGCAACGTCTGCGGAGTCGAGGACGCCTATTCCGCTGAATTCCGCGAAGACGCCAAGAACACCCTGATTCATATCATGGCAGACCAGAAAACGGTGAAGGGGAAGGGCGGGACCATGCGCCTCGGGGCGTATCCCTGCGCCTTGGCCAAGGGGACGCTGGCCCGGCGCATTTACGGCCAGCAGAACATCACCGAGCGCCACCGCCATCGGTATGAATTCAACAACGCCTATCGGCAGACTCTGGAGAAAGCCGGCCTGATCGTCTCCGGCATCTATCCCGAGGGGGATCTTGTGGAAATCGTCGAACTGGCTGACCATCCCTGGTTTCTAGGGTGCCAGTTTCATCCCGAATTCCGCTCCCGGCCGATGGAGCCCCATCCGCTGTTCGAGTCCTTCGTCGGCGCGTGCCTGAAAAGCAGGAGCGAGGAATAATGGTGAGGGAGATTTCCGTCGGCAGCACTGTCTTCGGCGGCGGTCGGCCGCTGGTTCTCATCGCCGGTCCCTGCGCCATCGAGGACGAAGCCCTTACCTTGCGCATCGCCGGTTTTCTCAAGAAGTTGGCCGCCGACCTCGGTATCGGTCTGGTCTTCAAGGCTTCCTACGACAAGGCCAACCGCACGTCGGTGACATCCTTCAGGGGGCCGGGAATGGCCGAGGGCCTGCGCATCCTGGCGCGGGTGAAGGCCGAATTCGACCTCCCCGTCATCTCCGACATTCACGATCTCTCCCAGGTGGCCCCCGCCGCCGAGGTGCTGGATATCATCCAGATTCCCGCCTTTCTCTGTCGGCAGACGGATCTGCTGGTGGCTGCAGGCGAGACCGGAAAAGTCATCAACATTAAAAAGGGGCAGTTCATGGCCCCCTGGGACATGGGCAACACGGTAGGGAAGGTCGAGTCGACGGGGAACGACAAAATCCTGCTGACGGAGCGGGGGGCCTCTTTCGGCTACAACAATCTGGTGACGGATATGCGATCACTGGTGATCATGCGAGAGACGGGCTATCCGGTCGTTTTCGACGCCACGCACTCCGTTCAGCTTCCCGGCGGCGCCGGCGCCTCTTCCGGCGGCCAGCGCCAGTATGTGGGGGCTCTCTCCCGGGCAGCGGCGGCCACCGGTATCGACGGACTTTTCTGGGAAGTGCACGAGAATCCGGAGGAGGCCCTGTGCGACGGTCCCAACTCTCTTCCCCTCCAGGATCTCAGGGGGATGCTGGAACCCATTCTGGCCATCGATGCCATCGCCAAAGGACGTGGTTGAATTGGAAGCGATCTACGATACAGCAAAGCGGGTCCTCAGGATCGAAGCCGAGGCGATTTCGGCCCTCGTGGAGCGGATCAACGGCAATTTCAGCAAAGCGGTTGAAATGATTCTCGGCTGTCATGGAAGGGTGGTCATCACCGGCATGGGCAAGTCGGGCCTCATCTGCCAGAAAGTCGCCGCGACCATGGCTTCGACCGGCACCCCCGCCTTCTTCCTCCATCCGGCCGAAGGCATCCATGGCGACTTGGGGATGCTCATGAAAGGCGACGTGGTGATCGCCGTTTCCAATTCCGGTGAAACGGAGGAACTCACCCGAATCCTTCCGGTGATCAAGCGCATGGGGCTCCCCCTGATTGCCTTGGCTGGAAACCCGAACAGTACGCTGGCACGGGCAGGGGATGTTTTTCTGGATATTTCCGTCAGGGAAGAAGCCTGTCCGCTGGGGCTGGCGCCGACCGCCAGCACCTCCGCCACGCTGGCCATGGGAGACGCCCTTGCCGTGGCCCTTCTGGTGCAGCGCGGCTTCAAGGACGAGGATTTCGCCCTCTTCCATCCCGGCGGCGCTCTTGGTAAACGGCTTCTGCTGCGGGTCGAAGATCTGATGCACTCGGGCGGCGACATTCCTATGGTCGGCATGGAGACCCCGCTCAAGGAAGCCCTCTTCGAGATTACCAGCAAGAAGCTGGGCATCACGGGTGTGGCAGGAGCCGGCGGAGGACTGGCCGGCGTTTTTACCGACGGCGACCTGCGCCGATCCATCGAACAGGGCTTCGATGTGCTCAACCGGCCGATCAGGGAGCTGATGAACCACAACCCCAAACGCATTCTGCGGACTAATCTTGCCGCCAAGGCTCTTCAGAAGATGGAGCAGCATTCCATCACGTCCCTCTTTGTCTTCGAATCGGAAGAGGCGGAGAAGCCGGTGGGAATCATTCATCTGCACGATCTTCTAAAGGCGGGGGTAGTCTGATGGTGGAGCAACTTGGAAAAATCCGTCTTCTGCTCCTTGATGTGGACGGAATCATGACCGACGGCCGCATCATCATCGACAATAACGGCGTCGAGTCCAAGGCCTTCGATGTCAGGGACGGCCATGGCTTGAAACTGCTCCAGCGTGTCGGCCTGAAGGTCGGGATCATCACCGGCCGCGAATCCGAGGTGGTGCGCTTTCGGGCTCGCGAACTCGGCATCGACATTCTGCACCAGGGATCCAGGAACAAGCTCGAACCTTATTTCGCAACCATTGAGGAACTGGGACTGGCAGATGAGGAGGTGGCCTACATGGGGGACGATCTCGTCGATCTGCCCATTCTGCGGCGGGTGGGGTTTTCCGCCACTGTGGCGGATGCGGTCGAGGAGTTGAAGCCCCTGGTTCACTACGTTACGGCCCGGAGCGGCGGCCGGGGCGCGGTGCGGGAAATCTGCGATCTCATCCTGAAAACTACGGGCCGATGGACCGAGGTCACGGATCGGTATTTCGCCGCTGAGGGCCCGCTGTAAGAGGCTTTCAAAACTCATGCCAAGCTGCGGATAACGCCTTTACACCCCCTGCCCAATGGTGCTATACTTCCTCCACTTATGACGAAATGGCTTAATGTTCGCAATCTTTTGGCCGTGGCCATTGTCGTACTCGCGGTGGCCCTGACCATCACCGTGGTACGCAACTTCAAGGGGGGATCTCCGGAGGAGATTCTCGAATCTCTCCCCCGGAACGTCGATCTCTCCCTGAAAAAGATCAATTATACGGAAACCCGCGATGGGAAACGCCACTGGACGCTGGTGGCCGATTCGGCAGCCCATACAGTGGAAGACGGGATCACCCGCATAGAGAATATCCACATGACTTTCTACGACGAGGATATGGGTGATGTGGTTCTGACCGCCGAAGAGGGGGAGATGAAATCGGGGTCCCGTGAGGTGGCGGTTCGGGGCGATGTCATCGTCAATAACCCCCAGGGGTATGCCCTGTACACCGATTCCCTGCTGTATCGGGAAGCGGAGCGGATGATCAGCACGGAGGAGCCGGTACGCATGGTTTCCGAGAAGATGGAAGTCACAGGCGTGGGCATGCTCCTCGACGTTCAGGATCACACCCTGATCCTGCTCTCCGATATTCAGGCTCGGCTGGCAGCCGTGACTGGCGAAAGCGGTAACCGATGATGCGCAAGATCATTGTCCTCTTTTTTTCCCTTCTTCATTTCACGGCGGGGATCTGCCTGGCTGCCGAACAGACCCCGCCGGCGCCCCCGCTCGGCGATATGCCTATCCACATCACCTCCGACCGTCTCGAAGCCGACGATACCGCGAATCAGGTCAGGTTCGAAGGGGAAGTAGTAGCGAAACAAGGGGATGTGGTCATCTACGCCGACACGATGATCGTCTTCTACCGCGCCGAGGACCGGGAGGTCCAACGCGTGGAGGCACTGAGCAACGTGCGCATCGTGCAGGGATCGAGAGTGGCCACGGGGCAGAAGGGCATTTACTATCGGAACCGGGGGCGAATCGTCCTTACCGGCTCCCCCAGGGTGCATCAGGGAGAAGATTTTGTCGAAGGGGATGAAATCACCGTCTTCCTTGGCGAGGAAAAAAGCATCGTCAGCAGTGAGGGCGGTTCCCGGGTCAATGCCGTGTTCCATCCCAAGGAGCAGAAGTAGTGGCGCGGAAGCTCACGGCTCGGGGGATTTCCAAGGCCTATAAGGGACGGCAGGTGGTTCGCGGCGTCGACCTTGAGGTCTCCTCGGGCGAGGTGATCGGGCTGCTCGGCCCCAATGGCGCGGGCAAAACCACATCTTTTTACATGGTTGTGGGCTTGGTACGGCCGGACCAGGGGCGGGTTTTTCTTGACGACATGGAACTGACAGACCTGCCCATGTATCTCCGGGCGCGGGCGGGGATATCCTACCTGCCGCAGGAAGCTTCGGTCTTCCGCAACATGACGGTGGAGGAAAACCTGCTGGCCATTCTAGAGACTCTTGATTTTTCTGCGGTGGTCCGTCACAAACGCAAGGATCATCTGCTCGAGGAATTGCGCCTCACTCACGTGGCCCGAACACCGGGATACGCCCTCTCGGGCGGGGAACGGCGGCGGGTGGAGATTGCCAGGGCCCTCGTGATCGATCCTGCCTTCATCCTTCTCGATGAGCCCTTTGCCGGAATAGATCCCATTGCGGTCATCGATATCCAGAACATCATCACAGAGTTGAAGGCACGGCAGATCGGCGTGCTGATATCGGATCACAATGTCCGGGAGACTCTGGGTGTCTGCGACAAGGCCTACATCCTCAATGAAGGGGAAATTCTGGAGTACGGTGAGCCGGCCCGAATCGCCGCCAGTCCGAAAGCCCGATCGATCTATCTTGGCGAAAAGTTCAAGCTTTAAAATCAGGAGACAGGAATCAGGGCAGAAAAACATGGAACCTGACACCTGCTTTTCAGGAGTATTATGGCTTTAGAAATCCGACAGCAACTCAAACTCAGCCAGCAGCTGGTGATGACGCCCCAACTGCAGCAGGCGATCAAGCTGCTTCAACTCTCGCGCATGGAACTGGTGGACATGGTCCAGCAGGAACTCGAGGAAAATCCCGTTCTCGAAGAAGGGATGGATCTGGAAGAGCAGGAACCGAGAGAGGAGACCACGGAGGTCGCCGAACCCGAGACCTTCAGCGAGGAAGTCAAGGAGGTTGCGGGTGAAAACGAGGGCCTTGCGGATATCGACTGGCAGACCTATCTTGAAGGATACAATCTGGGCGGCTCGACGGCCGATTCCTATGAAGAGGATGATGACCGGCCTTCGTTTGAAAATCTCCTGACCAAAAAAGGGAGTCTTACGGATCATTTGATGTGGCAGTTGGGCCTCTCCCGTTTCACCGAGGAGGAGCGGCGGGTCGCAGCCGAAATTATCGGCAATCTCGACGAGGATGGATATCTGAAGGCGACGCTCGAGGAAATCAGCGATATCCTTGGAGTCGAGGCGGAGAAAGTGCCTCCCGTACTGGAAAAGGTTCAGGATTTCGATCCGGTCGGAGTGGCCTGCCGCAATCTTCAGGAATGCCTTCTCAAGCAGGTTCGGCACCTCGGGATGGAGGGCTCTCTGGTCGAAACCATTCTGCGCGACCACATCGCCGAGCTGGAGACGCGCAAGTATCCGACCATCGCCAAGGTGCAGGGAGTGAGTCTTGACGAGGTCCTGGGCGCCGCAAAGATCATCTCCGGCCTGGATCCCCGCCCCGGACGTCCCTACAGCCAGGAGGATGTCCACTACATCACCCCTGATATTTTCGTCTATAAAATCAGTGACGAATACGTGGTTGTTCTCAACGATGAAGGACTTCCCAATCTGCGCATCAGCACTTTCTACCGCCAGGCCCTGTCCGGAGGAGGAGGGGGCGTCGACCAGAAGGCGGGCGAGTATATCCAGGAAAAACTGCGTGGCGCCCTTTGGTTGATCAAAAGCATTCATCAGCGTCAGCGGACCATCTACAAGGTCACCAAAAGCATTGTCAAATTCCAGCGGGAATTTTTCGACAAGGGCATCGAACACCTCAAACCTCTTGTCCTCAGGGATGTGGCCGAGGACATCGAAATGCACGAATCCACCATCAGCCGTGTGACCACCAGCAAGTATGTTCAGACACCCCAGGGTCTCTTTGAGTTGAAGTATTTCTTCAACAGCGGTATAAGCACTACGGAGGGAAGCTCGATCGCCTCGGAAAGCGTCAAGAACAGGATTCGAGACATCGTCGCGCAAGAGAACCCCAAGAAACCCTATTCGGATCAGAAAATCGTCGACATGCTTCGCCAGCACGGCATCGATATCGCTCGCCGCACCGTAACCAAATATCGCGAAATGCTTGGTATCGGTTCGTCGACCGAGCGCAAGCGCCTCTTCTGATTTCCCGTTCTAATCAGGGCAGGCCTGGCGTTTCTGAGCTATACTTTAAATGACAGGAAGCAACATCCCACCAGGGACTCTTCACCAGGAGGTTTTCAGTATGCAAATTGCTGTCACATTCAGACACATGGAAACCAGTGAGCCGGTTCGCGCTTATGTCGAGGAAAAACTCTCCCGCGTCAAGAAGTACATTGACGAGCCGATTGACGCCCAGGTTGTCCTCTCGGTCGAGAAGAAGATTCGCCACAGCGCCGAAGTCACCATTCTCGCCAAGNNNNNNNNNNNNNNNNNNNNNNNNNNNNNNNNNNNNNNNNNNNNNNNNNNNNNNNNNNNNNNNNNNNNNNNNNNNNNNNNNNNNNNNNNNNNNNNNNNNNACCGATCATCATCCGCAGCAACAGTTTTCCCGTCAAGCCGATGGCGGTGGAAGAGGCGGTCATGCAGATGGACCTTTTGAACAAAGAATTCCTGGTCTTCACCGATTCGGCATCGGAGGAGATCAATGTAGTGTACCGCCGCAAGGACGGCAACTACGGTTTAATTGTTCCTCAAAGCAAGTAATAGCAGTATGATGACCGGGGGGAAGGGATGTGTGTCCTTTCCCCCCGGTTTTTCCAGAAGGGACTGGACGTAAAGAAATGAAGATAATTGACCTGCTGAAACCCGCCGCCATCACTGCGGACCTTAAGGCGACAGGCAAGAACGAGGTCCTTGCCGAACTGACCGATGCCATCCTCAAAGTAGAAAACGGTCTGGACCGTGACGAGGTCATCAACGTGTTGCAGGAGCGGGAACGGCTGGGCAGCACGGGCATCGGAGAAGGCGTGGCCATCCCCCACGGCAAGTTGAGAGATCTCAAGCATCTTGTGATTTCTTTCGGCCGCAGCCGCGGAGGAGTCGATTTCGACTCTATGGACGGCCGCCCTGCGCATTTGTTCTTCCTACTGATCGCTCCGGAAGAATCGGTCGGCGTCCACCTCAAGACACTTGCGCGAATATCCAAATTGCTCAAGAACTCCACGGTCCGGAACCGGCTTCTTGCCGCATCGAGCGGTGAGGAAGTCTATTCGATCATCGCCGAAGAAGAAGAGCAGCTTTAACATTACTGGGGATTATGGCCGGACTGAGTATCCAAGAGCTTCTTGGCGAAAAAGAGGCGGGGCTTGACCTTGAATTGCTGGCCGGGGAACGCGGTCTCGGCAATTGCGTGCAGGTTCCCCGCATACAAAAACCCGGTCTGGCTCTCGCGGGCTATACCACCAATCTGCACCCCGACCGAATCCAGGTCCTCGGGTCGACCGAGCTTAGCTATCTCAATCATCTGACGCCGGAGAAGGCCGCTGTCAATCTGCGCCAATTCTGCGCTCTGAATGTCTCTTGCTTTATCATCACCAAGGGCCAGGAGCCGCCCGAACGGCTGGTCATGGAAGCCGAGCAGCAGGGGATTCCCCTCCTGCGTACCCATCACCAGAGTTCCACCTTCATTTCCATGATCACCCAGTTTCTGGAGGAGCGGCTCCTTCCTTCAACCACCGTCCACGGTGTGCTGGTGGATGTGCTGGGGGTCGGGGTCCTGCTTGTCGGTAAAAGCGGAATCGGCAAGAGCGAATGCGCTCTCGATCTGGTACTCAAGGGGCACCGCCTGGTGGCGGATGACGTCGTCAAGGTGCGCATGAAGCTTCCAGCCGTCCTTTTCGGAGAAGGGATGGACCTGCTCCATTATCATATGGAGATCCGGGGTCTGGGGATCATCAACATCAAGCACCTCTTTGGCGTGGCAGCAATCCGTGAGCGCAAGAAGATCGATGTGGCTGTTGAACTTCTGGAGTGGGAAGAAGGAAAGGAATACGACCGGCTTGGGCTTGAAGAACAGAAATACGGCATCCTCGGTCTCGAAATTCCGTTTCTGAAAATTCCGGTCCGCCCCGGCCGCAATATCACGACGATCGTCGAAGTCGCGGCGCGCAATCAACTGCTCAAGGAAATGGGTTATCACAGCGCCCTCGAATTTCAGGATCGATTAGAAAAGCGGATGGCGGAAATGGCATACCTGCACGCTCACACCATCATCGGGGATAATCTTGAATGAGCCGGAAACGAGTCTTTGTTCTCACCGGCCTGTCGGGTTCAGGAAAGACTGCCGCCGCCCACGCCCTGGAGGATGAAGGGTTTTTCGTCGTTGACAACCTGCCGATGGCCCTTTTTCCCCAGTTTCTGGAAATGGCCGATCAGGGAGGTAAGCTTACTGCGGATGTAGCGGTGGTCATCGACGTGCGAAACCGCGAATTCCTGGCTGGATTCGAAAAGAATCTTCAAAATCTCAAGGCGCTCGGCTATCAACCGGTCATCTATTTTTTCGATGCCTCCGACGAGACGCTGATACGCCGCTATTCCGAAACCCGCCGCCGCCACCCGCTGGCTGGAACGGACGGGGTGCCCGCGGCAATCCGCCGGGAGCGGCAGCTTCTGGAGGAACTGAAGCGTTCAGCCACCGCGGTGATCGATTCATCCGGACTAACCCCTCATCAGTTGAGGTCAAGGGTGGTTCAGATCGTCAAGGGGGAGGAGGGATCGGAGCCTCTGGTCGTCCGTTTGCAGTCCTTCGGCTATCGCTACGGGGTGCCGCTGGAATCGGACCTGGTCATGGATGTGCGGTTTCTGCCCAACCCTCATTTTGTGGAGGAACTGCGGCCTCTGGGAGGGCTTGACATGGCGGTCAGCACTTTCGTGCTGTCGCAGCCGGCATGTCAGGAATTTCTGCGATATTTCAAGGACCTGATGATGTTTCTTCTGCCCCAGTATCGCAAAGAGGGAAAGAGCTATCTCACCATCTCCGTCGGCTGCACCGGCGGGCATCATCGCAGCGTTGCCGTCGTGGAAGCGCTGCGTCCGGCTTTTGTCGGCGAAGGGATCACTCTCGAGGTGAACCACAGGGATTTGGCCAAAGGATAAACGATGATCGGTCTGGTAATCGCCACTCACTCCAATCTGGCAAAAGAGTTCATCAATGCCGCCGAAATGGTTATTGGTCCTTTGACCAACGTCCGTGCAGTCTGCATACAAAAGGAAGACGGCCTCGAGGACATTCGCAGCAACATGGCCGGAGCCATCGAGGAGGTCGGCCGAGACGGGGAGGGAATCGCCATCATGACCGACATGTTCGGCGGGACTCCCGCCAACATCAGCCTCTCCTTTCTCGAACCCCAGCAGGTTGAAGTTCTTACCGGAGTGAATCTTCCGATGGTGCTGAAGTTCTTCAATACACGGGAAGGCCTCTCTCTTTCCGACCTGGTGGCCCAGCTCAAGTCGTACGGACAGCAGAGCATTACACTGGCCAGCGAATTTCTTCAGAAATGATGGCGTCGCAAAAAGTCCGCCCTACGGCGTTACGGCGTTTTTTCAGGACCTCGACATACCTGATGTATGCCTTCGCCCCTGAAAAACCACACGAAATTTTTGCTTAGCCATCCTCTGAGTTTTTGCGAGTGCATCAGAAATAAGACCGCATTTACGCCTTTGCCCTGGTAAGGACTTTATGAGCATCGTTCTGGCTCGCATCGACAACCGCCTCATTCATGGTCAGGTTCTGGAGGCCTGGGTCCCGTACGTCCATGCCGACTGCATCGTGGTCGCCAACGACCGGATTGCCGGTGTCACTTTCCAGCGGATATTGATGGAAGCCGCCGTCCCCCGGGGAATCCGGGTGGTAATTGCCACCGTGGAGGAGGCGGCGCAGTTCCTGGCGGCGGAGGAACGGAATTACAGGGTTCTGCTGCTGTTTGCCGATTCGGCCGACGCGCTGAAAGCCTATCATCTCGGCATGAGTTTCCCCGAGCTCAATCTGGGCAATCTGCACGGAGGAGAGGGGAAGTTGAGGTACAGCTGCACCATCGCTCTTGATCGGGAAGATATCGA
This window encodes:
- a CDS encoding HAD family hydrolase, encoding MVEQLGKIRLLLLDVDGIMTDGRIIIDNNGVESKAFDVRDGHGLKLLQRVGLKVGIITGRESEVVRFRARELGIDILHQGSRNKLEPYFATIEELGLADEEVAYMGDDLVDLPILRRVGFSATVADAVEELKPLVHYVTARSGGRGAVREICDLILKTTGRWTEVTDRYFAAEGPL
- the rapZ gene encoding RNase adapter RapZ, which codes for MSRKRVFVLTGLSGSGKTAAAHALEDEGFFVVDNLPMALFPQFLEMADQGGKLTADVAVVIDVRNREFLAGFEKNLQNLKALGYQPVIYFFDASDETLIRRYSETRRRHPLAGTDGVPAAIRRERQLLEELKRSATAVIDSSGLTPHQLRSRVVQIVKGEEGSEPLVVRLQSFGYRYGVPLESDLVMDVRFLPNPHFVEELRPLGGLDMAVSTFVLSQPACQEFLRYFKDLMMFLLPQYRKEGKSYLTISVGCTGGHHRSVAVVEALRPAFVGEGITLEVNHRDLAKG
- a CDS encoding PTS sugar transporter subunit IIB, which gives rise to MSIVLARIDNRLIHGQVLEAWVPYVHADCIVVANDRIAGVTFQRILMEAAVPRGIRVVIATVEEAAQFLAAEERNYRVLLLFADSADALKAYHLGMSFPELNLGNLHGGEGKLRYSCTIALDREDIEILESLEEEGVRIVSQCIPADREQYWRKLVPSGGS
- a CDS encoding PTS sugar transporter subunit IIA, encoding MKIIDLLKPAAITADLKATGKNEVLAELTDAILKVENGLDRDEVINVLQERERLGSTGIGEGVAIPHGKLRDLKHLVISFGRSRGGVDFDSMDGRPAHLFFLLIAPEESVGVHLKTLARISKLLKNSTVRNRLLAASSGEEVYSIIAEEEEQL
- the rpoN gene encoding RNA polymerase factor sigma-54 gives rise to the protein MALEIRQQLKLSQQLVMTPQLQQAIKLLQLSRMELVDMVQQELEENPVLEEGMDLEEQEPREETTEVAEPETFSEEVKEVAGENEGLADIDWQTYLEGYNLGGSTADSYEEDDDRPSFENLLTKKGSLTDHLMWQLGLSRFTEEERRVAAEIIGNLDEDGYLKATLEEISDILGVEAEKVPPVLEKVQDFDPVGVACRNLQECLLKQVRHLGMEGSLVETILRDHIAELETRKYPTIAKVQGVSLDEVLGAAKIISGLDPRPGRPYSQEDVHYITPDIFVYKISDEYVVVLNDEGLPNLRISTFYRQALSGGGGGVDQKAGEYIQEKLRGALWLIKSIHQRQRTIYKVTKSIVKFQREFFDKGIEHLKPLVLRDVAEDIEMHESTISRVTTSKYVQTPQGLFELKYFFNSGISTTEGSSIASESVKNRIRDIVAQENPKKPYSDQKIVDMLRQHGIDIARRTVTKYREMLGIGSSTERKRLF
- a CDS encoding PTS sugar transporter subunit IIA; translated protein: MIGLVIATHSNLAKEFINAAEMVIGPLTNVRAVCIQKEDGLEDIRSNMAGAIEEVGRDGEGIAIMTDMFGGTPANISLSFLEPQQVEVLTGVNLPMVLKFFNTREGLSLSDLVAQLKSYGQQSITLASEFLQK
- the hpf gene encoding ribosome hibernation-promoting factor, HPF/YfiA family; translation: MQIAVTFRHMETSEPVRAYVEEKLSRVKKYIDEPIDAQVVLSVEKKIRHSAEVTILAK
- the kdsA gene encoding 3-deoxy-8-phosphooctulonate synthase — translated: MVREISVGSTVFGGGRPLVLIAGPCAIEDEALTLRIAGFLKKLAADLGIGLVFKASYDKANRTSVTSFRGPGMAEGLRILARVKAEFDLPVISDIHDLSQVAPAAEVLDIIQIPAFLCRQTDLLVAAGETGKVINIKKGQFMAPWDMGNTVGKVESTGNDKILLTERGASFGYNNLVTDMRSLVIMRETGYPVVFDATHSVQLPGGAGASSGGQRQYVGALSRAAAATGIDGLFWEVHENPEEALCDGPNSLPLQDLRGMLEPILAIDAIAKGRG
- the hprK gene encoding HPr(Ser) kinase/phosphatase — translated: MAGLSIQELLGEKEAGLDLELLAGERGLGNCVQVPRIQKPGLALAGYTTNLHPDRIQVLGSTELSYLNHLTPEKAAVNLRQFCALNVSCFIITKGQEPPERLVMEAEQQGIPLLRTHHQSSTFISMITQFLEERLLPSTTVHGVLVDVLGVGVLLVGKSGIGKSECALDLVLKGHRLVADDVVKVRMKLPAVLFGEGMDLLHYHMEIRGLGIINIKHLFGVAAIRERKKIDVAVELLEWEEGKEYDRLGLEEQKYGILGLEIPFLKIPVRPGRNITTIVEVAARNQLLKEMGYHSALEFQDRLEKRMAEMAYLHAHTIIGDNLE
- a CDS encoding sigma 54 modulation/S30EA ribosomal C-terminal domain-containing protein; protein product: PIIIRSNSFPVKPMAVEEAVMQMDLLNKEFLVFTDSASEEINVVYRRKDGNYGLIVPQSK
- a CDS encoding KpsF/GutQ family sugar-phosphate isomerase, with product MYDTAKRVLRIEAEAISALVERINGNFSKAVEMILGCHGRVVITGMGKSGLICQKVAATMASTGTPAFFLHPAEGIHGDLGMLMKGDVVIAVSNSGETEELTRILPVIKRMGLPLIALAGNPNSTLARAGDVFLDISVREEACPLGLAPTASTSATLAMGDALAVALLVQRGFKDEDFALFHPGGALGKRLLLRVEDLMHSGGDIPMVGMETPLKEALFEITSKKLGITGVAGAGGGLAGVFTDGDLRRSIEQGFDVLNRPIRELMNHNPKRILRTNLAAKALQKMEQHSITSLFVFESEEAEKPVGIIHLHDLLKAGVV
- the lptA gene encoding lipopolysaccharide transport periplasmic protein LptA, whose amino-acid sequence is MMRKIIVLFFSLLHFTAGICLAAEQTPPAPPLGDMPIHITSDRLEADDTANQVRFEGEVVAKQGDVVIYADTMIVFYRAEDREVQRVEALSNVRIVQGSRVATGQKGIYYRNRGRIVLTGSPRVHQGEDFVEGDEITVFLGEEKSIVSSEGGSRVNAVFHPKEQK
- the lptC gene encoding LPS export ABC transporter periplasmic protein LptC, with translation MAIVVLAVALTITVVRNFKGGSPEEILESLPRNVDLSLKKINYTETRDGKRHWTLVADSAAHTVEDGITRIENIHMTFYDEDMGDVVLTAEEGEMKSGSREVAVRGDVIVNNPQGYALYTDSLLYREAERMISTEEPVRMVSEKMEVTGVGMLLDVQDHTLILLSDIQARLAAVTGESGNR
- a CDS encoding CTP synthase, which translates into the protein MKTKFVFVTGGVVSSLGKGLAAASIGALMEARGLRVSMQKLDPYINVDPGTMSPFQHGEVFVTDDGAETDLDLGHYERYTSARLSRKSNFTTGQVYDSVIRKERRGDYLGGTVQVIPHITNEIKSKILDNAKGVDLAIVEVGGTVGDIESLPFLEAIRQFRTDRGHENVLYIHLTLVPYIATAGELKTKPTQHSVKELREIGIQPDVLLCRCDREIPRDMKGKIALFCNVREEAVITARDVPTIYEVPLAFHEQGLDERLVEYLNIWTKAPDLSAWERIVKRVKEPGGETTIAIVGKYVELTESYKSLAEALIHGGIANDCKVNLKYIDSESLERHGIGDSFSDVDGILVPGGFGERGSEGKTSAIRHARENGIPFFGICLGMQMAVVEYARNVCGVEDAYSAEFREDAKNTLIHIMADQKTVKGKGGTMRLGAYPCALAKGTLARRIYGQQNITERHRHRYEFNNAYRQTLEKAGLIVSGIYPEGDLVEIVELADHPWFLGCQFHPEFRSRPMEPHPLFESFVGACLKSRSEE
- the lptB gene encoding LPS export ABC transporter ATP-binding protein codes for the protein MARKLTARGISKAYKGRQVVRGVDLEVSSGEVIGLLGPNGAGKTTSFYMVVGLVRPDQGRVFLDDMELTDLPMYLRARAGISYLPQEASVFRNMTVEENLLAILETLDFSAVVRHKRKDHLLEELRLTHVARTPGYALSGGERRRVEIARALVIDPAFILLDEPFAGIDPIAVIDIQNIITELKARQIGVLISDHNVRETLGVCDKAYILNEGEILEYGEPARIAASPKARSIYLGEKFKL